Within the Salinimonas marina genome, the region GGTAGCGCCAAGACCTAACAGGCCTAAAGACAGTACCGCAATGGTTGATGGCTCTGGTACATCAAATACCGCACTGACATCACCCGTTACTGTTTGCTCACCTTCCAGAGGAATGGTGTCAAAATCACCGTCTACACGAACACTCATGTAGAAAGGCGTAGGTGATACAAAGTAGGTATCGCCATCTTCTGTCAGTTCGAAGTCACGGAACATGAAATCAAACACCCCACCGAAGCCATACAACAGACCGACATTTTGTGCAAGGTTGTCACTTGAACCTAACAGCATGTCGTCTGAGGTGTTAGCCAGGTCTAATGTGGCTACGTCGTTCGCCGTGGTGTCCTGATTGGCATCAAGGAACAAAGAGAACGAACCAGACTCTGCTGACAATGATGAGTTAGAACCCATTGCGCCCGGCGTCATTACGGTACCGGTAGCAGAGAATGTGGCATACAGGTTGTAGTTAGCACCGATAACAGAACCAATCTGTGAGCTGTTGGCTGTGCCGTCGTTACCAAAAAGCTGGTTCATTGACGCAAATGCAGTAGCAGTGAAGTTACCGGCATCGTCAAAGTTAATGATTTCAGTGTAACCGCCATTCAGTTTATCAGCAGTAATTACTTCACCACCATAAGGAGTTTCATCAATCTGAAAATCCAGAAAATCAGCGTGGCTAGAAAAAGAAGCTGCGATACCCGCGGTAAGTGCTAAAGATTTTACTAATGTTTTAAGTTTCATATTCCGTACTCCATATTCCAATTAAGAGTGAAGCTTCAGTAAGCCTCTGACCTAAGACATTGCAGCAAGCGTGCCAAAATGTAAGTCACTGATATCTGGTAAAATTGAGATGTGATCTAAATGCCGTGTAAAGTTTGTCGACAGATTCAGGGTCAAAGTTATTTAAATAAGTAAAATCCTGTATTTAATAGCGTTAAATGATAGTGAGTACTTCCTGCCCCGTGGTATTAACAGTCTAAATGGGTCGTGAAAAGCACATAGGCCAGGTTTAAAAAAGGCAGAATGGATAGGGTCGAGAACTGACAAATACCGCCACGGGGGATTTCACAGACCTGACAACGCAGGCTATCGAAGGATAGAGTCAGCGGGCACAAAGGTGGGTTGTATTAAATAGAATAGTCGCAGAGACTGCGTTGTATACAGACAAAAAAGACGACCCAAAGGTCGCCTTTTTTCATTTATATGGCTGGCGTAAAATTAAGATTTACGGCGACTGGTAGCGCCAAGCCCTAACAGGCCTAAAGAAAGTATCGCAATAGTTGAAGGCTCTGGGACCTCAAAAACTGCGCTGACAGAGCCAGTTACCTTTACAGGACCTAGTGCAGGCTCAAACTCCCCAATTGAACCATCCACACGAATATTCATGTAAAAAGGCGTTGGTGATACAAAATAGGTATCACCATCTTCAACCAGCTCAAAGTCACGGAACATAAAATCGAACAACCCAATAAAGCCAAAATGTAGCGCAAAATTCTGAGCCAGGTTGTCGCTTGAACCTAACAATTTGTCGTCGGAGGTATTCGCCAGATCTAGTGTTGCAACATCGTTAGCGTGGGTATCCTGATTTTCATCAAGATACAAAGAAAAAGAACCCGATTTAGCTGATAATGATAAGCCAGCATCGCTATTGCCCAGAGACCTCACGGTTCCGTTTGCACTGAATGTGGCATAAAGGCTGTAGTTTGCCCCAAGCACAGAACCAATCTGAGAACCGTTAGCCGTGCCATTGTTACCAAATAATTGGTTCATAGAAGCAAACGCTGTGGTCGTAAAATTACCTGCGCTATCAAAGTTAATGATTTCAGTGTAACCACCATTTAGCTTATCGGCAGTAATTACTTCACCACCGTAAGGGGTTTCATCAAGCTGAAAATCCAGAAAGTCGGCGTGGCTTGCCCATGACGTTGTGATTCCAGCAGCTAGCGTCAATGATTTTATTATTGTTGTTAGTTTCATAGTTATCTCCACAGTCCATTTGAAGTACTTCTAAATTGAGTTACGTCTTAAGCACAAAGAGTGCCATTTTTTAAGGCTCTGTTTTATAACGAATATTTTATGAGGGGTGCACGAAGGTGTAAAGCACTCTGACACTAATTAGTTTGTTTATTGCTCTATAGCACTTTAGTGTTACTTGTTGGGCAGGATGTTGCTGACGGCAGGCGGTGTAAACTAATGCAAAAAAAAACGGCCCGAGGGCCGTTTTTTATAAAAGCGTATTTTTGGCTTAAATCAGGATTTACGACGGCTGGTAGCGCCCAGTCCTAGTAGCCCTAAAGCCAGAACAGCCAGCGTTGACGGCTCAGGAACAAATACCGCGCTAACATCACCAGTGACACGTTGTGAACCGGTTACCGCAAACGTATCAAAATCGCCATCGGCAATAACAAAATTGTAAAAAGGATTCGGCGCAACAAAAAAGCTTTGTCCATCGGCGGTCAGAGTAAAATCACCCCAGGTGAAGTCGAAAACACCCCCCCACTCATATTGCAGACCGTAGTTTTCCATCAGCATGTTGCTTGTTCCTAGCAAAAGATCGCCTGCGGTACCTACAGTGGTAAAGTTGATGGGATCATCATCAGCGATGTTTACGCCGAAATTGTTGTCTTGATCGAGGAATAATGAAAATGAACCCTCAGCACCGGTGAGTGAGGAGTTTGAGCCTTGTTCCCCTGGCACTGACACTGTACCTGTGGCAGAAAATAATGCATATAGCTTATACTCAGAGCCGATGACCGAGCCAATTTGTGACGAATTTTGTGTACCGTCGCTTCCAAATAGCTGCGCAAAGGTCACCGCCGCCTGGGCCGAAAAATTACCTTCACCATCAAACATCAGAGTTTCTGTATAGCCACCATTTAACTTATCGGCAGTGACTACCTGTCCACCGTCGAAGCGTGTTTCGTCAATGTTAAAATCCATAAATCCGGCATGGCATGCAAAAGAAGCAACCAGAGCGGTGGAAAGGGCAAAAGGTTTTACCAGAGCAGTCAGTTTCATCGTGCTGTTTCCTTGTTCAAAGAACTTGAAGAAAGTGTGCATAATTGCGGACAAAAGCTCAGCATAAATCGCGCCACCTTTACAAGTGGTTGTTTTTCGCTCTTTTTGTTGTTTCCTTGTGCAAAATAAGAATTAGTTTGTAAATTAACCTGACACTTTTTTGTTAGTCGTCGCTGACAATACGCTTTGCCATTTTGAATTTTAAGCGCTGTACCAATCCCCGATTGCCTTTGGGGCAGTGAGTACGGGTTAGCTTGTTGCGGTACGCATCAAAATGCAGACCATGAGGAGCACACTCTACCTTGCCCCGGTTAAGCAATATTTTAAGCGCGTAAGTCTGGGCCATGCCGGCACACAGATTTACCGCCATCGGTGTCGAAGGGCCACGTTGATCTTTAAAGCTCACCGCGGTTTCATCCACCAGATAATTACGCTGTAACATAGCGGGCGACAAGCCGATTAAAAACTGAATCAGCTGTTCTTCTTCTGTTTGTTTGTCTTCAAACCGAAAATACTCTTCAAAAGTCATCTGACCCGGCATAAAGCATAACAGGGCGCTACCCATGCCCAGCGGGGCAGCAGTGACTACCGGAATGCCCTTGTCATAGCATTTTTGAAACACCAGCTTTCTTGCTTTTAAGGCAAAAAAATCAAGACTGTCGACGTATAAGTCGACGTCTTCCAGAAACTCGTCCACATTGTCGTGGTGTACGCCGTCGCCAAATTCCCGTAAAGCCATTTCCGGGTTAATGTCGTGCAGCATCGACGACATTACTTCCATTTTGTTTTTGCCTACTGTGGATAAAAACGCACCGGCCTGCCGATTAAAGTTGTGCACATCGTACTCATCAAAATCGGATAAATTCACTTTTCCAATACCAAGGCGCGCCAGGGTCAGGGCATGTAAGCTGCCTACGCCACCACATCCGGCAATGGCCACTCGCTTGCTGCGTAACTCTGCCTGTTCCTGCTCTGTGACCCAGCCAATATTGCGTGAGAATGCTACATCGTAATCAAACACGTCTGAATCTCTTTGTTTAAAACCGTTTGCGATATTATAAAGGGGATACCCCCTTTTAGCGAGTTTCGTTTTCACGGTTAGGTATGTAATTAGCTGTCATTCATGCATACTATAGTACCAGATAGCAACTTAATCTTGCGCATCTTTAAATATGTC harbors:
- the pepA gene encoding flocculation-associated PEP-CTERM protein PepA; this translates as MKLKTLVKSLALTAGIAASFSSHADFLDFQIDETPYGGEVITADKLNGGYTEIINFDDAGNFTATAFASMNQLFGNDGTANSSQIGSVIGANYNLYATFSATGTVMTPGAMGSNSSLSAESGSFSLFLDANQDTTANDVATLDLANTSDDMLLGSSDNLAQNVGLLYGFGGVFDFMFRDFELTEDGDTYFVSPTPFYMSVRVDGDFDTIPLEGEQTVTGDVSAVFDVPEPSTIAVLSLGLLGLGATSRRKS
- the pepA gene encoding flocculation-associated PEP-CTERM protein PepA, with amino-acid sequence MKLTTIIKSLTLAAGITTSWASHADFLDFQLDETPYGGEVITADKLNGGYTEIINFDSAGNFTTTAFASMNQLFGNNGTANGSQIGSVLGANYSLYATFSANGTVRSLGNSDAGLSLSAKSGSFSLYLDENQDTHANDVATLDLANTSDDKLLGSSDNLAQNFALHFGFIGLFDFMFRDFELVEDGDTYFVSPTPFYMNIRVDGSIGEFEPALGPVKVTGSVSAVFEVPEPSTIAILSLGLLGLGATSRRKS
- the pepA gene encoding flocculation-associated PEP-CTERM protein PepA, which encodes MKLTALVKPFALSTALVASFACHAGFMDFNIDETRFDGGQVVTADKLNGGYTETLMFDGEGNFSAQAAVTFAQLFGSDGTQNSSQIGSVIGSEYKLYALFSATGTVSVPGEQGSNSSLTGAEGSFSLFLDQDNNFGVNIADDDPINFTTVGTAGDLLLGTSNMLMENYGLQYEWGGVFDFTWGDFTLTADGQSFFVAPNPFYNFVIADGDFDTFAVTGSQRVTGDVSAVFVPEPSTLAVLALGLLGLGATSRRKS
- a CDS encoding ThiF family adenylyltransferase — protein: MFDYDVAFSRNIGWVTEQEQAELRSKRVAIAGCGGVGSLHALTLARLGIGKVNLSDFDEYDVHNFNRQAGAFLSTVGKNKMEVMSSMLHDINPEMALREFGDGVHHDNVDEFLEDVDLYVDSLDFFALKARKLVFQKCYDKGIPVVTAAPLGMGSALLCFMPGQMTFEEYFRFEDKQTEEEQLIQFLIGLSPAMLQRNYLVDETAVSFKDQRGPSTPMAVNLCAGMAQTYALKILLNRGKVECAPHGLHFDAYRNKLTRTHCPKGNRGLVQRLKFKMAKRIVSDD